A stretch of the Musa acuminata AAA Group cultivar baxijiao chromosome BXJ2-7, Cavendish_Baxijiao_AAA, whole genome shotgun sequence genome encodes the following:
- the LOC135581656 gene encoding ABC transporter C family member 2-like, protein MGFKPLVWYCQPEKNGAWAKVVENAFGAYTPCGMESLVVCISHLALFGVCFYRIWRTKRDLTVRRYCLRSPYYNYLLGLVAAYCTAEPLFRMVMGFSITNLDGHTGQAPFEVLSLLIEAVAWCCMFVMIVLETKIYIHEFRWYIRFIVVYVLVGEISMYKLVLSVRRYYDKSIFYLYTSEIVSQFLFGILLLVYVPSLDPYPGYTPIRTEALIDDMDYEPLPGGEQICPERKANILSRILFSWMTPLMQQGFKRPITEKDIWKLDSWDQTETLNSRFQQCWAEESRKPKPWLLRALHRSLGGRFWLGGFFKIGNDASQFVGPLILNRLLLSMQQGEPAWHGYIYAFSIFAGVSLGVLCEAQYFQNVMRVGFRLRATLVAAVFRKSLRLTHESRTKFLSGKITNLMTTDAESLQQVCQQLHSIWSAPFRITISVILLYQQLGIASLVGAFVLVLLIPIQTFVISKMQKLSKAGLQHTDKRISLMNEILAAMDTVKCYAWEKSFQSKVQSIRNDELSWFRKAQLLAAFNSFILNSIPVLVTVASFGVYSLLGGDLTPAKAFTSLSLFSVLRFPLFMLPNLITQVVNCNVSLKRLEELLLAEERILLPNPPLEPQLPAISIKNGYFSWDSKAERPTLFNVNVDIPVGSLVAIVGSTGEGKTSLISAMLGELPPVAGTETSAVIRGTVAYVPQVSWIFNATVRDNILFGSPFQLSRYEKAVEVTALQHDLDLLPGGDHTEIGERGVNISGGQKQRVSMARAVYSDSDVYIFDDPLSALDAHVGRQVFDKCIKDQLRNKTRVLVTNQLHFLPNVDKIILVHEGMVKEEGTFEELCSSGILFQKLMENAGKMEEHEEEIQGESAEENAKSSENGEVTKMVNVLSKKEEKPNKGKEGKTVLIKQEERETGVVSLKVLARYKNALGGMWVVLILFSCYTLTEILRVSSSTWLSVWTDQSSLKSHGPGFYNLIYASLSFGQVLVTLTNSYWLITSSLYAAKRLHDAMLHSILRAPMVFFHTNPLGRIINRFAKDLGDIDRSVAVFVNMFLGQISQLLSTFVLIGIVSTTSLWAIMPLLILFYAAYLYYQSTAREVKRLDSITRSPVYAQFAEALNGLSTIRAYKAYDRMASINGKSMDNNIRFTLVNMGANRWLGIRLETLGGIMIWFTATFAVMQNQRAENQKAFASTMGLLLTYALNITNLLTAVLRLASLAENSLNAVERVGTYIELPSEAPAVIENNRPPPAWPSSGTIKFQDVVLRYRPELPPVLHGISFTIEASEKVGIVGRTGAGKSSMLNALFRIVEMERGRIFIDDCDVSKFGLWDLRKVLGIIPQSPVLFSGTVRFNLDPFSEHNDADLWEALERAHLKDVIRRNSLGLDAEVSEAGENFSVGQRQLLSLARALLRRSKILVLDEATAAVDVRTDSLIQKTIREEFKSCTMLIIAHRLNTIIDCDRILLLSAGQVLEFDTPETLLSNEESAFYKMVQSTGAANAQYLRGLVFGAGENRSRREEIKRQEGERRWLASSRWVAAAQFALAVSLTSSQNDLHQLEIDDENNILNRTKDAVITLQSILEGKHDTEIEEKLEQHNVPSSRWWSSLYKVVEGLAIMSKLARNRLQPGSEFEDNSIDWDQVVM, encoded by the exons ATGGGTTTCAAGCCGCTGGTCTGGTACTGCCAGCCGGAGAAGAATGGAGCTTGGGCGAAGGTGGTTGAAAACGCATTTGGTGCGTACACACCCTGTGGCATGGAGAGCTTGGTCGTTTGCATCTCTCATTTGGCCCTTTTTGGTGTCTGTTTCTATCGAATATGGAGGACCAAGAGGGATCTCACCGTCCGGCGATACTGTCTGAGGTCTCcatattataattatttgttaGGCCTGGTTGCTGCGTACTGCACAGCGGAGCCGTTGTTTAGGATGGTAATGGGCTTTTCGATCACAAACTTGGATGGACACACAGGTCAGGCTCCCTTTGAG GTACTGTCACTGCTCATCGAGGCTGTTGCTTGGTGCTGCATGTTTGTGATGATAGTACTGGAGACGAAGATTTATATTCACGAGTTTCGTTGGTATATCCGTTTCATAGTTGTCTATGTACTGGTTGGTGAAATTTCTATGTACAAACTTGTTCTCTCTGTGAGACGATACTATGACAA ATCGATCTTTTACCTGTACACCAGTGAGATCGTGTCCCAG TTTTTGTTTGGTATCCTTTTGCTGGTCTATGTTCCTAGTTTGGATCCTTATCCTGGATATACTCCAATTAGAACTGAGGCATTGATTGATGACATGGACTATGAACCACTTCCTGGAGGGGAGCAGATTTGTCCTGAGAGGAAGGCCAACATACTTTCCA GAATATTGTTTTCATGGATGACTCCTCTCATGCAACAAGGCTTTAAGAGGCCCATCACTGAGAAAGATATTTGGAAATTAGATTCATGGGACCAGACAGAAACACTGAATAGCAG GTTTCAGCAATGTTGGGCTGAGGAATCTAGGAAACCCAAACCTTGGCTGTTGAGAGCATTGCATCGCAGCCTTGGGGGAAG ATTTTGGCTTGGTGGCTTTTTCAAG ATTGGTAATGATGCATCTCAATTTGTTGGTCCATTAATTTTGAACCGTCTTTTGCTG TCCATGCAACAAGGGGAACCGGCATGGCATGGATACATTTATGCTTTCTCAATTTTTGCTGGAGTG TCATTGGGAGTCTTATGTGAAGCACAATACTTTCAGAATGTCATGCGTGTTGGCTTTAGATTGAGAGCTACCTTG GTTGCAGCTGTGTTTAGGAAATCATTACGATTAACCCATGAGAGTCGCACTAAATTTTTATCGGGAAAGATTACCAACTTGATGACAACTGATGCAGAGTCACTTCAG CAAGTGTGCCAACAGCTCCATAGTATATGGTCAGCTCCTTTTCGGATTACCATTTCAGTTATTCTTCTTTACCAGCAGCTGGGAATTGCATCTCTTGTTGGTGCATTTGTGTTGGTTCTTCTAATTCCTATACAG ACATTTGTGATAAGCAAAATGCAGAAACTTTCAAAGGCAGGTTTGCAACATACTGACAAGAGAATTAGTCTTATGAATGAAATATTGGCTGCTATGGACACAGTGAA ATGTTATGCGTGGGAGAAAAGCTTCCAGTCAAAAGTTCAGAGCATTCGTAACGATGAGCTTTCATGGTTCCGCAAGGCTCAGCTGCTAGCAGCG TTCAATAGTTTCATTCTGAACAGCATTCCAGTTTTGGTTACAGTGGCCTCTTTTGGGGTGTATTCTCTTCTTGGAGGGGATTTAACGCCTGCAAAGGCATTTACATCACTTTCATTGTTTTCAGTGTTAAGATTTCCTTTGTTCATGCTTCCGAATCTAATAACTCAG GTTGTCAATTGCAATGTCTCACTTAAACGTCTAGAGGAGCTTCTCCTAGCTGAAGAGAGAATTCTTTTGCCGAATCCACCTCTTGAACCACAGCTTCCAGCAATCTCAATCAAGAATGGATACTTCTCTTGGGATTCAAAG GCAGAGAGGCCTACACTATTCAATGTGAATGTGGACATACCTGTTGGTAGCTTGGTTGCAATAGTTGGAAGTACCGGAGAAGGAAAAACATCTTTAATATCAGCAATGCTAGGAGAACTACCACCGGTGGCTGGAACTGAGACATCAGCGGTCATACGAGGAACTGTTGCTTATGTTCCACAAGTTTCATGGATATTCAATGCTACT GTACGTGACAACATATTGTTTGGATCTCCTTTTCAACTATCACGCTATGAGAAGGCAGTTGAAGTTACTGCATTACAACACGACCTTGATTTGCTCCCG GGTGGTGATCATACGGAGATTGGTGAAAGAGGAGTCAATATCAGTGGTGGGCAAAAGCAAAGAGTTTCCATGGCAAGGGCAGTATATTCAGATTCAGATGTATATATATTCGATGATCCTTTGAGTGCACTGGATGCTCATGTTGGTCGACAG GTTTTCGATAAATGCATCAAGGATCAACTGAGAAATAAAACTCGAGTCTTGGTAACAAATCAGTTACATTTTCTACCAAATGTGGACAAAATTATCCTGGTTCATGAAGGAATGGTGAAAGAAGAAGGTACATTTGAAGAACTTTGTTCTAGTGGAATACTATTTCAAAAATTAATGGAAAATGCTGGGAAAATGGAAGAGCATGAAGAAGAAATACAAGGTGAAAGTGctgaagagaatgcaaaatcttctgAAAATGGAGAGGTCACAAAGATGGTGAATGTTTTATCAAAGAAGGAAGAGAAACCGAATAAAGGGAAAGAAGGAAAAACTGTGCTTATCAAACAAGAGGAACGTGAAACAGGTGTTGTTAGTTTGAAGGTTCTGGCGAG GTATAAGAATGCGTTGGGTGGAATGTGGGTTGTTCTTATACTTTTCTCTTGTTATACCTTGACTGAAATTCTACGGGTTTCAAGTAGCACATGGTTAAGTGTTTGGACAGATCAGAGCTCTCTAAAGAGCCATGGGCCTGGATTTTACAATTTGATTTATGCATCTCTTTCTTTTGGTCAG GTACTTGTGACTCTGACAAACTCTTATTGGCTCATTACTTCAAGCCTTTatgcagccaagaggttgcacgatGCCATGCTTCACTCTATATTAAGAGCCCCAATGGTGTTCTTTCATACCAATCCACTTGGACGCATAATTAATAGGTTTGCGAAAGATCTTGGTGATATTGATCGCAGTGTTGCAGTCTTTGTTAATATGTTCCTTGGACAAATCTCGCAACTTCTCTCAACTTTTGTTTTAATTGGCATCGTGAGCACTACTTCTCTGTGGGCAATAATGCCACttctgattttgttctatgcagccTATTTATATTATCAG AGTACAGCACGTGAAGTGAAGCGTTTGGATTCCATTACTAGATCACCCGTTTATGCACAATTTGCAGAAGCATTGAATGGTTTATCAACAATCCGAGCATACAAAGCATATGATAGAATGGCTAGTATCAATGGTAAATCAATGGATAATAATATAAGATTTACACTTGTTAATATGGGTGCTAATCGGTGGCTTGGCATTCGGTTGGAAACATTGGGAGGCATCATGATATGGTTCACAGCTACTTTTGCTGTCATGCAAAACCAACGTGCAGAAAATCAGAAAGCATTTGCATCAACTATGGGTCTACTTCTTACTTATGCTTTGAACATTACCAACCTACTTACAGCTGTTCTAAGACTTGCAAGTCTTGCTGAAAATAGTTTAAATGCTGTTGAGCGAGTTGGAACATACATAGAGTTGCCTTCTGAAGCTCCTGCTGTTATTGAAAACAATAGACCACCTCCAGCTTGGCCATCATCTGGGACTATCAAATTTCAAGATGTTGTTCTTCGTTACAGGCCAGAACTTCCCCCTGTTCTTCATGGCATATCATTTACAATTGAAGCAAGTGAAAAGGTTGGAATAGTTGGTAGGACTGGGGCTGGTAAATCTAGCATGCTCAATGCTTTGTTCCGCATAGTGGAGATGGAAAGAGGAAGAATATTTATTGATGATTGTGATGTTTCTAAGTTTGGCCTTTGGGATTTGCGAAAAGTGCTTGGAATTATTCCACAATCACCAGTTCTATTTTCAG GAACTGTCCGATTTAATCTGGATCCCTTCAGTGAGCACAATGATGCAGATCTTTGGGAGGCTTTAGAGAGGGCACATTTAAAAGATGTCATTCGGAGGAATTCATTGGGACTTGATGCAGAG GTTTCAGAAGCAGGTGAGAATTTCAGTGTTGGACAAAGACAACTTCTGAGTCTTGCTCGAGCATTGTTAAGGAGATCAAAGATTCTTGTTCTGGATGAAGCAACAGCAGCGGTGGATGTTAGGACTGATTCTCTTATTCAGAAAACAATAAGAGAAGAGTTCAAATCATGCACAATGCTCATTATAGCTCATCGTCTGAATACCATCATCGACTGTGATCGAATTCTTCTCCTCAGTGCCGGACAG GTTTTGGAGTTTGACACTCCAGAGACCCTTCTATCAAATGAAGAAAGTGCTTTCTACAAAATGGTTCAGAGTACTGGTGCTGCCAATGCCCAGTATTTACGG